A window of Candidatus Saccharibacteria bacterium contains these coding sequences:
- a CDS encoding HAD-IA family hydrolase, whose translation MAGTRPPIQAIIFDFYGVIRPNTVSPADLAKRDGLGKDRELLSFIASLRPRYRTGLLSNSDTGLLAYYFRQGEAGEYFDATAISGETGHAKPAPEAFTAIAAQLGVPPVQCLMVDDIGEYCEAARATGMQAIRYTSLISLKTSLASLNVTA comes from the coding sequence GTGGCCGGTACCCGTCCGCCCATTCAGGCCATCATCTTCGATTTCTATGGCGTCATCCGGCCCAACACCGTCTCGCCGGCCGATCTGGCCAAGCGGGACGGCCTCGGCAAAGACCGGGAACTGCTCAGCTTCATCGCCTCGCTGCGCCCGCGCTACCGCACCGGGCTGCTCAGCAACAGTGATACCGGCCTGCTGGCCTATTACTTCCGGCAGGGCGAAGCAGGGGAGTACTTTGACGCCACCGCCATCTCCGGCGAAACCGGCCATGCAAAGCCCGCGCCAGAAGCCTTCACCGCCATCGCCGCCCAGCTTGGCGTGCCGCCTGTGCAGTGCCTGATGGTCGACGACATCGGGGAGTATTGCGAGGCCGCCCGCGCCACCGGCATGCAGGCCATCCGCTACACTTCATTAATTTCATTAAAAACCTCACTCGCTTCATTAAATGTAACAGCATAA
- the dut gene encoding dUTP diphosphatase, translating into MQIPVINRSKHPLPEYKTAHAAAIDITASLDEPVTLGSLQRATIPTGLYMAIPAGYELQIRPRSGLAANHGLSIMNAPGTIDADYRGELMIILVNLSPDPYTVQDGDRIAQAVIGPCERIEWQLTDQLDDTERGSGRFGSTGR; encoded by the coding sequence ATGCAGATACCCGTCATCAACCGCTCCAAGCACCCCCTCCCCGAATACAAGACCGCCCACGCCGCCGCCATCGACATCACCGCCAGTCTCGATGAGCCCGTCACTCTCGGGTCGCTGCAGCGCGCCACCATCCCCACCGGCCTCTACATGGCCATCCCTGCCGGCTACGAACTGCAGATCCGTCCCCGCAGCGGCTTGGCCGCCAACCACGGCCTGAGCATCATGAACGCCCCCGGCACCATCGATGCCGACTACCGCGGCGAGCTGATGATCATCCTGGTCAACCTCAGTCCGGATCCATATACCGTCCAGGACGGCGACCGCATTGCCCAAGCCGTCATCGGCCCCTGTGAGCGCATTGAGTGGCAGCTCACCGACCAGCTGGACGATACCGAGCGGGGAAGCGGCCGTTTTGGCAGCACCGGCCGCTAG
- the holA gene encoding DNA polymerase III subunit delta, giving the protein MITLYSGTNGYAIRQAVKDLADDALQRYGPHGVERYDGEAVEPARLLDILQGASLFAAEKLVILRDAGRNKPLWEALGDRLEQLPDGVDVCLVETAPDKRTRTFKLLQKLGTVNELNEMTEAQAVNWVTAEADKRGVKLAGVVARGLVHLAGPDQWRLSNELDKLIAYSARHDPDGTIDEAAVKRLVEPTPQANVFALLDAALNRQPAALAPLLQSARTTEDPYRLIGLLSSQVLQLAALVYGRGKTPDVIAKDMKVHPYPLKKMQPLARRTSPAEMAAIAADIADLDNDTKSTGLEPWLLLERTLIKIASR; this is encoded by the coding sequence GTGATAACTCTTTATTCCGGCACGAACGGCTATGCTATCCGCCAGGCGGTCAAAGACCTGGCCGATGATGCGTTGCAGCGGTATGGCCCGCACGGTGTCGAGCGTTATGACGGCGAAGCGGTCGAGCCGGCCCGGCTGCTTGACATCCTGCAGGGCGCCAGCCTGTTCGCGGCCGAAAAGCTGGTCATCCTGCGCGATGCTGGGCGCAACAAGCCGCTCTGGGAGGCCCTGGGCGACCGTCTGGAGCAACTGCCGGACGGTGTCGATGTCTGCCTGGTGGAGACGGCGCCCGATAAGCGCACCCGTACCTTCAAGTTGTTGCAAAAACTTGGAACAGTTAATGAACTGAATGAAATGACCGAGGCACAGGCGGTCAACTGGGTAACGGCCGAGGCAGACAAGCGGGGAGTGAAACTGGCCGGCGTCGTGGCCCGCGGCCTGGTCCACCTGGCCGGACCGGATCAGTGGCGGTTGAGCAATGAGCTTGATAAGCTGATTGCCTATAGCGCCCGTCATGACCCCGATGGCACCATCGACGAAGCGGCCGTCAAGCGGCTGGTCGAGCCGACGCCGCAGGCCAATGTCTTCGCCCTGCTCGATGCTGCACTTAACCGCCAGCCTGCTGCCTTGGCGCCGCTGCTGCAATCTGCCCGCACCACCGAGGATCCGTACCGCCTGATCGGCCTGCTGTCTTCGCAGGTGCTGCAGCTGGCGGCGCTGGTCTACGGCCGCGGCAAGACGCCGGATGTCATCGCCAAAGATATGAAAGTGCATCCATATCCGCTGAAGAAGATGCAGCCCCTGGCGCGCCGTACCAGCCCGGCTGAGATGGCTGCCATTGCCGCCGATATCGCCGACCTCGATAATGACACCAAATCGACCGGCCTCGAGCCCTGGCTGCTGTTGGAGCGCACACTCATCAAAATAGCCAGTCGCTAG
- the rpsT gene encoding 30S ribosomal protein S20, whose translation MPIIKSAIKRMRQTAKRRARNVSLKRDIKAAVKNLVSAPSAANLSAAQSEIDTAVKKGLLKKNTAARRKAVLAKNAKAAGLSLGGAAAEKPAKKTAAAEPAAKKAAPKKAAAPKKETAAKAPAKKPAAKKTAAKDAK comes from the coding sequence ATGCCAATCATCAAATCCGCTATCAAGCGTATGCGCCAGACCGCAAAGCGCCGCGCCCGTAATGTCAGCCTGAAGCGTGACATCAAGGCCGCCGTCAAGAACCTGGTATCCGCCCCAAGTGCCGCCAACCTGTCGGCCGCCCAGTCCGAGATTGACACCGCCGTCAAGAAGGGCCTGCTCAAAAAGAACACCGCTGCCCGCCGCAAGGCCGTCCTGGCCAAGAACGCCAAGGCTGCCGGCCTGAGCCTCGGTGGCGCTGCCGCCGAAAAGCCAGCCAAGAAGACCGCAGCTGCAGAGCCAGCCGCCAAGAAAGCCGCACCAAAGAAAGCGGCTGCTCCAAAAAAGGAAACCGCCGCCAAGGCTCCGGCCAAGAAGCCGGCTGCCAAGAAGACCGCCGCCAAAGACGCCAAGTAG
- the polA gene encoding DNA polymerase I, giving the protein MPTTYSKRLVIIDGKSVFYRGYYAMPNLATKDGTPTGGVYGFAVMAMEIVRKLKPDYVCVAWDKPKTNIRARKELYPEYKANRKPAPPDFYEQVPILHELLDTLGWPLYELDDYEADDIMGAFAKQAGARGIESYLVTSDLDVLQLVNEHTHIYTLKKGFSNIELFNVESFEAKYGVGAHQWIDVKALKGDSSDNIPGVAGVGEKTALELIKKYDTLEGVYEHLDELKPALQAKLERDRDMAFLSKKLVTLIVDLPLDMDFDKCLQPDGLTPELVQLFKRLEFRALLRQVEAHVPVEAVEAAEAPAEPIEKAARVPFRIQDFEKGETRIMQLANNHLLVSAKPGAYSALSLDGLAKDDFNSNLMAVQNGPVIGHDLKTCFRELLARNISIPAEVGHDTRIAAFLIDALQRSRELSDLAGQAIEPTDGGAVIAAIWKLYQEQTAQLVEAPKLRSLAHDMEFPMIPLLSRIEHRGIHLDSAALADMSQQFAVRIEEFEQKIYELAGQTFNIGSPSQLGTILFEKMGLPTLGIKRGKTGYSTGAKELDKLRGLHPIADLITTWREYTKLKGTYIDALPKLVDEHGKLHTTFALDVAATGRLSSHDPNLQNIPTRTELGQAIRRAFVPAPGHVFVSADYSQFELRLAAVLADDKQMIEDFNNDIDIHTATAAQVYGVPLEEVTKDMRRHAKTVNFGVLYGMSPHGLSVATGMTRDEAKAFIDAYFELRAPVRQYIDRTVAEALERGYVETIFGRRRPTPDLKSSNFVVREAAKRAAANMPIQGTEADLMKLAMLEVEQKLEGLGEQVLQIHDSILVEAPRANAQQVATVLRETMENIYKLPVKLKVDVSTGDNWGEL; this is encoded by the coding sequence ATGCCTACCACTTATTCCAAACGTCTGGTCATCATCGACGGCAAATCAGTCTTTTACCGTGGTTATTACGCCATGCCGAATCTCGCTACTAAGGATGGCACGCCCACCGGCGGCGTCTACGGCTTTGCCGTCATGGCTATGGAGATCGTCCGCAAGCTCAAGCCGGACTATGTCTGCGTCGCTTGGGACAAGCCCAAGACCAACATCCGCGCCCGCAAAGAGCTGTATCCCGAGTACAAGGCTAACCGCAAGCCGGCGCCACCTGATTTTTATGAACAGGTGCCCATCCTGCATGAGTTGCTGGATACGCTTGGCTGGCCGCTTTACGAGCTTGACGACTACGAGGCCGACGACATCATGGGTGCCTTCGCCAAGCAGGCCGGCGCCCGTGGCATTGAGAGCTATCTGGTCACCAGTGACCTTGACGTGCTGCAGCTGGTCAACGAACATACTCATATCTACACCTTGAAAAAGGGCTTTTCTAACATCGAGTTGTTCAACGTCGAGTCATTTGAGGCCAAGTACGGCGTCGGTGCCCATCAGTGGATCGACGTCAAAGCGCTCAAGGGTGACTCAAGTGATAATATTCCGGGTGTCGCCGGCGTCGGGGAGAAGACCGCACTGGAACTCATCAAGAAATACGACACACTCGAAGGTGTCTATGAACACCTTGATGAATTAAAGCCGGCCCTGCAGGCCAAGCTGGAGCGCGACCGCGACATGGCCTTCCTCAGCAAAAAACTGGTGACGTTGATCGTCGACCTACCGCTCGACATGGACTTTGATAAGTGTCTGCAGCCCGACGGCCTGACGCCCGAGCTGGTGCAACTGTTCAAGCGTCTGGAATTCCGGGCCCTGTTGCGCCAGGTGGAGGCGCACGTTCCCGTCGAAGCGGTGGAGGCAGCCGAAGCGCCGGCCGAGCCGATTGAAAAGGCTGCACGCGTACCTTTCCGAATACAGGACTTTGAAAAAGGCGAGACTCGCATAATGCAGTTGGCTAACAATCATCTTTTGGTTAGTGCAAAGCCAGGTGCCTACAGTGCACTAAGTCTCGATGGCTTGGCAAAAGACGACTTCAACAGTAATTTAATGGCTGTACAGAACGGCCCGGTTATTGGTCATGACCTAAAGACATGCTTCCGTGAACTACTGGCGCGCAATATATCAATTCCCGCCGAAGTCGGCCACGACACCCGCATAGCTGCCTTTTTAATCGACGCCCTTCAGCGCTCCCGCGAACTCAGCGACCTGGCCGGCCAAGCCATCGAGCCGACTGACGGCGGGGCAGTCATCGCCGCCATCTGGAAACTCTACCAGGAGCAGACCGCCCAACTGGTAGAAGCACCCAAGCTGCGCAGTCTGGCCCATGACATGGAATTCCCCATGATTCCGCTGCTCTCGCGCATCGAGCACCGCGGCATCCACCTCGACAGCGCCGCCCTGGCCGACATGAGCCAGCAGTTCGCCGTCCGCATCGAAGAGTTTGAACAAAAGATTTATGAACTGGCCGGCCAGACCTTCAACATCGGCTCACCCTCGCAACTGGGCACAATCTTGTTTGAGAAGATGGGTCTGCCCACCCTGGGGATAAAACGTGGAAAAACCGGGTATTCCACCGGTGCCAAGGAGTTGGATAAGCTGCGCGGCCTCCACCCCATCGCCGACCTCATCACCACCTGGCGTGAATACACCAAGCTCAAGGGCACCTACATCGACGCCTTGCCCAAGCTGGTGGATGAGCACGGCAAGCTGCACACCACCTTCGCGCTTGATGTGGCCGCTACCGGCCGCCTCAGCTCACATGATCCCAACCTGCAGAACATTCCCACCCGCACGGAATTGGGGCAGGCCATCCGCCGCGCCTTCGTGCCGGCGCCCGGTCATGTCTTTGTCAGCGCCGACTACAGCCAGTTCGAACTGCGCCTGGCCGCCGTCCTGGCCGATGACAAGCAGATGATCGAAGACTTCAACAACGACATCGACATTCATACCGCCACCGCCGCCCAGGTGTATGGCGTGCCGCTTGAAGAGGTGACCAAGGACATGCGCCGCCACGCCAAGACCGTCAACTTCGGCGTGCTCTACGGCATGAGCCCGCACGGCCTAAGCGTGGCTACCGGCATGACGCGTGACGAAGCCAAGGCCTTCATCGACGCCTACTTCGAGCTGCGCGCCCCGGTACGCCAGTACATCGACCGCACCGTCGCCGAGGCGCTGGAGCGCGGCTATGTAGAGACGATCTTCGGCCGCCGCCGCCCGACGCCGGACCTTAAGTCCAGCAACTTCGTAGTGCGCGAGGCTGCCAAGCGCGCCGCCGCCAACATGCCCATCCAAGGCACCGAAGCTGATTTAATGAAATTAGCAATGCTGGAAGTGGAGCAAAAGCTTGAAGGCCTCGGCGAACAGGTCCTGCAGATACACGACTCGATCCTGGTGGAAGCACCCCGTGCCAACGCCCAGCAGGTCGCCACCGTCCTGCGCGAGACCATGGAGAACATCTACAAGCTGCCGGTCAAGCTCAAGGTTGATGTCTCGACCGGTGACAACTGGGGCGAGCTCTAG
- a CDS encoding AAA family ATPase: MKPLSPEPPIILAFVGMPGSGKGTCTDFLEAEYHFPVVHFGSMVYEEVQRRGLDNVEDEKFVREDMRAKEGPATLAMRSARKAEDYFAEGHAVVVFDGLYSWSEFKYLDEKYGDRLITIALAAARAERHRRVVERKDGHRRYTYEQVRARDINEIEHLEKGGPIAYADFTIVNSLDQADLRNQLAALLAQLGIHKPVTE; this comes from the coding sequence ATGAAACCTTTATCACCTGAGCCGCCCATCATCCTCGCCTTCGTCGGCATGCCCGGCTCCGGCAAGGGTACCTGCACCGATTTCTTAGAGGCCGAGTACCACTTTCCGGTCGTCCATTTCGGCTCCATGGTGTATGAGGAAGTCCAGCGCCGCGGCCTTGATAACGTGGAGGACGAAAAGTTCGTCCGCGAGGACATGCGCGCCAAGGAAGGTCCGGCCACCCTGGCCATGCGCAGCGCCCGGAAGGCTGAGGACTATTTTGCTGAAGGCCACGCCGTGGTCGTCTTTGACGGCCTTTATAGCTGGAGCGAGTTCAAATATCTTGATGAGAAGTATGGCGACCGCCTGATTACCATCGCGCTGGCCGCCGCCCGCGCCGAGCGTCACCGCCGCGTCGTCGAACGGAAGGACGGACACCGCCGCTACACCTACGAACAGGTGCGGGCCCGCGATATCAACGAGATTGAACACCTGGAAAAAGGCGGCCCGATCGCCTACGCCGACTTCACTATCGTCAACAGTCTGGACCAGGCGGATCTGCGGAACCAGCTTGCAGCGCTACTAGCCCAGTTGGGTATTCACAAGCCGGTTACCGAGTAG
- the mutM gene encoding bifunctional DNA-formamidopyrimidine glycosylase/DNA-(apurinic or apyrimidinic site) lyase, which produces MPELPEVETVRRGLSRLVIGKTVARETHDWAKGFLAAEADVANFLINAIITDVRRRAKVLMIDLSTEYTLVVHLKMTGQLVFVGADAERFGAGHPNDSLIGQLPDRSTRVSLHFTDGSTLFFNDQRKFGWMRLMPTLEVPNIDFMQKVGPEPLADDFTPEQFTQRLRRRANTSIKAALLDQTVVAGIGNIYADESLWGARIHPVTLVKNTSDSSLTLLFNEMRAVLLLSIEKGGSTDRNYVNAEGKRGSYIDFARVFRREGQPCPRCGTTIEKSRVAGRGTHVCPHCQKQQ; this is translated from the coding sequence ATGCCCGAGCTGCCTGAGGTAGAGACCGTCCGCCGGGGATTGTCCCGGCTCGTCATTGGCAAGACTGTTGCCCGTGAGACCCATGACTGGGCCAAGGGCTTTTTGGCGGCTGAGGCCGATGTCGCTAATTTCTTGATCAACGCCATTATTACCGATGTCCGGCGCCGCGCCAAAGTGCTGATGATCGATCTGAGCACTGAGTACACCCTGGTGGTTCATCTGAAGATGACCGGTCAGCTGGTGTTCGTCGGGGCGGATGCGGAACGCTTCGGGGCAGGGCACCCCAATGACAGCCTGATCGGGCAGCTGCCGGACCGCAGCACACGCGTCAGCCTGCACTTTACCGATGGGAGCACCTTGTTTTTCAACGACCAGCGCAAGTTCGGCTGGATGCGCCTGATGCCGACCCTCGAAGTGCCGAACATAGATTTTATGCAGAAGGTGGGGCCGGAGCCGCTTGCTGACGATTTTACGCCCGAGCAGTTTACCCAGCGCCTGCGCCGCCGTGCCAACACCAGCATCAAGGCGGCTTTGCTGGACCAGACGGTGGTGGCGGGCATCGGTAATATCTATGCCGATGAATCGCTGTGGGGAGCGCGTATCCACCCGGTCACTTTGGTTAAAAATACATCGGACAGTTCGTTAACCCTGTTATTTAATGAAATGCGCGCCGTCCTGCTGCTCTCCATTGAGAAAGGCGGCTCCACCGACCGCAACTACGTCAACGCCGAGGGGAAGCGGGGCAGTTATATCGATTTTGCCCGCGTCTTCCGGCGCGAAGGCCAGCCCTGCCCGCGCTGCGGCACCACTATCGAGAAGAGCCGGGTCGCCGGACGCGGCACGCATGTTTGTCCGCATTGCCAAAAACAGCAATAG
- a CDS encoding sigma-70 family RNA polymerase sigma factor: MDKSDTAAHPEKTEAVLAGREADPVSRQFMGGMAAALTAEMVNSEEHDADESAESVVVQERLSLPDVSHIDEAELTERYGYGIRARVGAERLHLSNDEQIALILIAQQGSQSESDRRSDMARAILLSSLLPFVEATAQTMLGPQYGYRSEVWANAVSDAMHRLDGTISTLDMAGRYADFTFRAWSLRIIRRAVIDAIRDRRRGEKYGYGYGGDIAEGTTGQVTFSDPERQVIAREELARLTVLVAQLPDELREIIRLVGHEGMTYAEAAAVTGVKEGTLRGRFHRAVHRLRAALESGEPIRRLRDEPGAEVLSADEHQKSPFAPSAAEVGAVPPEAPVAAPLKKKAAGPAFKTPPERFVGPERPGRPFIRFIDDGTIQSGIPENGEAIRTIRLDELDDKGDAGIAVLVLNALMRLAPDETMSDSQLKQLVSARRRRTMMEVVERLQKVCPALRQTPIVMSRRHKYTHVWSLHPATVITDLRSATR, translated from the coding sequence ATGGACAAGAGCGACACCGCAGCACACCCCGAAAAGACGGAGGCCGTACTGGCCGGCCGCGAAGCCGACCCCGTAAGCCGGCAGTTCATGGGCGGTATGGCTGCGGCGTTGACTGCCGAGATGGTGAACAGTGAGGAGCATGACGCTGACGAATCCGCTGAGTCTGTGGTGGTACAAGAAAGGCTTTCGCTTCCCGATGTCAGTCATATTGATGAGGCGGAACTGACCGAGCGGTACGGCTATGGAATCAGGGCGCGGGTAGGAGCAGAAAGGCTACACCTGAGCAATGACGAGCAGATTGCACTTATCCTCATAGCACAGCAGGGAAGCCAGTCAGAGTCAGACCGGCGGAGCGATATGGCGCGCGCCATCTTGCTGTCATCCCTTCTGCCATTCGTCGAGGCGACCGCACAGACTATGCTCGGGCCGCAATATGGCTACCGTTCCGAAGTGTGGGCCAATGCCGTCTCTGACGCTATGCATCGACTGGACGGAACCATCAGCACCCTGGATATGGCGGGCAGGTACGCTGATTTTACCTTTCGGGCATGGTCACTGCGCATCATCAGGCGTGCGGTCATTGATGCTATCCGCGACAGGCGCCGTGGCGAAAAGTACGGGTACGGCTACGGTGGCGATATAGCAGAGGGTACGACCGGGCAGGTAACATTTTCTGATCCTGAACGGCAGGTTATTGCCCGTGAAGAGCTGGCGAGGTTGACTGTACTGGTCGCACAGCTGCCGGATGAGCTACGGGAGATTATCAGACTGGTCGGCCATGAGGGCATGACTTACGCGGAAGCTGCCGCTGTCACAGGGGTGAAAGAGGGCACCCTCAGGGGCAGATTCCACCGGGCGGTCCATCGTTTGAGGGCAGCGTTGGAGAGCGGCGAGCCGATTCGCCGGCTGCGTGACGAGCCGGGCGCGGAGGTGCTATCCGCGGATGAGCACCAGAAGTCTCCATTCGCACCATCAGCCGCCGAAGTCGGTGCCGTCCCGCCAGAAGCACCTGTGGCCGCTCCACTCAAGAAGAAAGCCGCCGGCCCGGCCTTCAAGACACCTCCGGAGCGCTTCGTGGGCCCTGAACGCCCCGGCAGGCCGTTCATCCGCTTTATAGACGACGGTACTATTCAGAGCGGTATTCCGGAGAACGGCGAGGCCATCCGTACCATCCGCCTTGATGAGCTCGACGACAAGGGTGATGCCGGTATCGCCGTCCTGGTACTTAACGCCTTGATGCGGCTTGCGCCTGACGAAACCATGAGTGATTCCCAATTAAAGCAGCTTGTCAGTGCCAGGCGGCGGCGGACGATGATGGAGGTTGTCGAGCGGCTACAGAAGGTGTGTCCAGCCCTGCGGCAGACCCCGATAGTCATGAGCCGGCGCCACAAATATACCCATGTCTGGTCGTTGCATCCCGCGACGGTCATCACTGACCTGCGATCGGCTACTCGGTAA
- a CDS encoding sigma-70 family RNA polymerase sigma factor gives MARALRHYLDVSGDEADAPLADSPQTDDTLDFSDEQLAEAYSGLDARQRQILEYCAIRFRTVREAGVELGVSAATVSRRAKLARLALQQALGIPVQAPVAYFDRLSFIHELDEWDFDRLLQTFGHDEWRLAPTGDQALLAENDYPLLLRVAWHGRTEALAAEERDDDAATALHRRRAEYAERILLAAWRPAVSTFIEPEDRESSDIELIEADALEYLSSAIRRYDPHNERYDKDHLKRIRQGLRERVRYMVRSLRHPEVVSRNPALLADMVLSPGTEDALIDRIDGDKRLIVLLKGLTAQEVATLVLTGMEGMTAPQAAAYMRWHGIWPDATPLGLRNAKWSARKKIKRRALRGVGTSRVAATENKTPEQVAPEALTISDRQQVMRRRMGLAAFELAAGAIDGLPTTTELRDRFGDAAVSPATSPPRLSEDDVMMLLAVNRQSRASLATLLSEDENGNGIAKRYYAQRSAYAENLLCGHYLPRLRRVARSGVSDEITGSGGVLVDGEMTEALIRAVRTYDPLRAGQASNFTAYLVKIFRNKEADAYRAVKRRGVTVVDMATQSLPASSSFIPEKTVVADQLSPWLVQALQSLPVMQRTLIVLTELDGLSYEEAAIELHRLGLSKNLPTPGTLRVTKHRALSKLRGLGGAPATDA, from the coding sequence TTGGCTCGTGCCCTCCGGCACTACTTGGACGTCTCTGGAGATGAAGCTGACGCGCCACTGGCGGATTCGCCGCAAACTGACGATACGCTTGATTTTTCGGACGAACAATTGGCGGAAGCCTACAGCGGCCTGGACGCTCGCCAGCGCCAAATCCTAGAGTACTGCGCGATCAGGTTCAGGACGGTGCGTGAAGCAGGCGTGGAGCTTGGCGTGAGTGCTGCCACGGTCAGCCGACGTGCAAAGCTTGCCAGGCTGGCGCTGCAGCAGGCTCTTGGCATCCCCGTGCAGGCACCGGTGGCATACTTCGACCGGTTGTCCTTTATCCATGAGCTTGACGAGTGGGACTTTGATCGCCTGTTACAGACGTTTGGCCACGATGAATGGCGTCTGGCGCCCACCGGCGACCAGGCGTTGTTGGCCGAAAATGACTATCCTTTACTCTTGCGCGTCGCATGGCACGGCCGCACAGAGGCTTTGGCGGCGGAAGAGCGCGATGATGACGCCGCAACCGCCCTGCACAGGCGCCGGGCGGAGTATGCCGAGCGTATATTGTTGGCGGCTTGGCGTCCGGCAGTGTCGACTTTCATTGAACCGGAAGACCGGGAGTCGAGTGATATTGAGTTGATTGAAGCAGATGCCTTGGAGTATCTTTCATCTGCCATACGACGCTATGATCCTCACAATGAACGCTACGACAAGGACCACCTCAAGCGTATACGCCAAGGTCTCCGTGAAAGGGTGCGCTACATGGTCCGGTCGCTCCGGCACCCCGAGGTAGTATCGCGGAATCCGGCACTGCTTGCTGATATGGTGCTATCACCTGGTACTGAAGACGCGCTCATCGACCGTATCGACGGCGACAAACGGCTGATTGTGTTGCTGAAAGGACTGACCGCCCAGGAGGTCGCGACACTAGTGTTGACCGGCATGGAGGGCATGACCGCTCCACAGGCCGCCGCATACATGAGGTGGCATGGCATATGGCCTGATGCCACACCTCTGGGACTGCGTAATGCCAAGTGGAGCGCTCGCAAAAAAATCAAACGCCGCGCCCTTCGGGGCGTCGGCACATCGCGCGTTGCAGCCACTGAAAATAAGACTCCTGAACAGGTGGCACCGGAGGCTCTCACTATCTCTGACCGCCAGCAAGTGATGCGCCGGCGGATGGGCTTGGCCGCCTTTGAATTGGCTGCTGGTGCTATCGACGGCCTGCCGACTACCACCGAACTGCGTGATCGTTTCGGGGATGCCGCCGTCAGTCCGGCCACGTCGCCGCCAAGGTTGTCGGAAGATGATGTAATGATGCTGCTGGCAGTGAACCGGCAAAGCCGTGCTTCTTTGGCGACCCTGCTTTCAGAGGACGAGAATGGCAATGGCATCGCCAAACGATACTATGCCCAGCGCTCGGCATATGCCGAAAACCTGCTGTGCGGGCATTACCTGCCGCGTCTCCGGCGGGTGGCACGCAGTGGTGTGTCTGATGAGATTACGGGCAGCGGTGGCGTGCTGGTTGATGGCGAGATGACCGAAGCGCTTATAAGGGCAGTGCGTACGTATGATCCACTCCGCGCCGGTCAAGCAAGTAATTTTACGGCGTACCTGGTAAAAATATTTCGTAATAAGGAAGCCGACGCGTATAGAGCGGTAAAAAGGCGGGGAGTGACAGTGGTTGACATGGCAACCCAATCATTACCTGCAAGCTCGTCCTTTATACCCGAAAAAACCGTAGTGGCAGATCAGCTCAGTCCCTGGCTTGTCCAGGCGCTGCAGAGTCTGCCGGTGATGCAGCGGACGCTCATCGTCCTTACTGAGCTGGACGGCTTAAGTTATGAGGAGGCTGCGATCGAACTGCACCGGCTCGGCCTGTCAAAAAACCTTCCGACGCCCGGAACATTGCGCGTTACCAAGCACCGTGCACTGTCGAAACTACGCGGCCTGGGCGGGGCGCCTGCTACAGATGCCTGA